GAATAAATATTTATTAAAGGATCCAGAGCCTTTAGTTAAAGTTGTAGATTTTAGAGAACTAGCGATAGTTGTTAATATAAGAGCATGGTCTAATACTACAACATATTGGGATTTTCGCTGGTGTTTGTACAACGAAGTATGGAAAGTTTTAAGGAAAAATGGTTTTAAATCACCAATTGTAGTTAGGGAATTAAGTAATTGATGTTTTTATTTTTTTAATATCTGTTGATAATAGATTCAAAGATACCATGTAAAATATTTATTTCATTTTTTTTGAGATTTGATCTTAATGCTAATTGTGTTAATTTGAGCATGAGATGTTTTGGTTTTAATGGGTTAAGGAAGTTAATCTTTATAAGAATCTTTTCTAACTTTTCTAAAAGAGTAATGATTTCTGAAATTGATGCCATGTCATTGTTTTTGTTTTTTTTATGTGAATTTTGTTTTGTGATGTTTATGTTTTGTTCCATAATTGCATAATATAGCTCCCATGCAACTATTTGCAATGCATGTGATATATTTAGAGATTGGTATTCTGGATTAGATGGTATATTAGCAATGCAATTGCATAGTGATATTTGTTGATTAGTTAACCCATGATTTTCTGATCCAAATACAAATGATATTTCTTTATTTGAGTTTATCATATGTGAAATAGCTACTTTTATTGCATCTCTAATTTGGTATGAACATAGATCTATTTTTCTATTGCTTCTTGCTGTTAAGGCTACTGAAAAAGATGTATTTGAAAGAGCTTCTTTTAAATTTTTGCAAATTGTAATATTTTTTAAAACATCTTGAGCATTACTTGCAAATTTAATGGCTTCATTATTTTCTGTGATTTCATAATTGTTATGGTTTACAATTATTAATTTTTGAAAATTCATGTTTTTTAAAGCTCTTGCTGAAGATCCTATATTTCCAGGATGACTAGGGTTAACTAATATGAAATTTATTTTTGAAAACATCTTGATCATTTATGTTATGGCTGGTTTTTTTGCATATATTCTCTTATTTATATATGCTTGATAGATTATTACATATATTATGTTTGTTTATTACAAAATCTATAGAATTTTCTAATAGATATTAGCATTTATTAATTTAATTATGAATCCAATTTTAAATATTGCAATTAAGGCAGCTAGGAAAGCCGGTGCTATAATAAATCGTTCAAGTTTAGATTTAGAGAGAAATAATGTTTCTTCTAATCTACTTAATGATTATGTAGCAGAAACTAGTCGTTTATCAGAACATGTAATATCAGAAGTTCTATTGAATGTTTATCCTGATCATGATTTTATTGGTAAAAATGATAGTTTTGATCTAAATAAAGAGTTCAAGTGGATTGTATGTGGACTGGACGGCTTAGAAAATTTCATTCATTGTTTCCCTTTTTATTCAATTTCTATAAGCCTAATGCACTATAATAATATTGTGCAATCAGTTGTGTATGACCCTGTTCGTAATGAATTGTTTACAGCCAGTAGAGGGGCAGGAACTTTTTTAAATGACAGACGTGTTAGAGTGTCAGGAAAAAATCGTTTTGGTAAGTCTTTAATTTCTATTCAAGATAATCGTGTTGCTAATAATTCTTTTGATCTTTTGGATAAAACAATACAAAATTTATCGATTAGAAAGATAAACTCTTGTTCTTTGGCTCTTGCTTATGTTGCTTGTGGCAGGTTAGAGGCTTTTTTAGGTTCTAATTTAAGTATTTTTGATATGGCTGCTGGTGGATTATTATCTTCTGAATCTGGAGGGTTGGTTGCTGATTATCATGGAGATCAAAATTGGTTTTCTTCTGGTCAAATGCTAGCAGCAACACCAAAAATATTTGCTAAAATAGTTAATGCTCTGCAAACACAAAATTTAAATGATAACTAAGTATTTGGTTTGTTGTTTTGTTATATAATTTCACATTTTTATTGGAAGTTAGTATGTTAATTTTAAGGAGAAATATCTAATGGATTGGCTGCTAGATCCAACAGCATGGGTCGGCTTGCTTACATTGATAGTACTAGAAATTGTTCTAGGGATAGATAATCTAGTTTTTATTGCAATTTTGGTAGATAAGTTAACGCCTATAGAACGAGATAAGGCACGTATCATAGGTCTTGGTATGGCTTTGTTGATCAGAATAATCTTTCTATCATGTATGTCATGGTTACTAACTTTGACAAACCCTATATTGCCAAATAGTTCGTTTTCAGGTCGTGACCTGATTATGCTTATAGGGGGAATAGTTTTATTATTTAAAAGTACAATAGAGCTTCATGAGCGTATTAATGGTGATAATAATTCCTCTACTTACTCAAAAGAGTATGCCAGTTTTTGGGTAATTGTCGCACAGATTGTTGTTTTAGATGCAGTTTTTTCATTGGACTCTGTAATAACAGCCATAAGCATGGTTGATCAGTTAGCTATTATGATGATTGCTGCAATTATAGCTACGTGCGTAATGATGATTGCATCAAAACCATTAACTATATTTGTAAATAATCATCCAAGTACTGTTGTTCTTTGTTTAGGGTTTCTCCTTATTATAGGATTTTCTTTATTGGCAGAAAGTTTTGGTTATAAAATACCTAAAGGGTATTTATATGTTGCCATAGGTTTTTCGATATCTATAGAAGCTTTAAATTATGTTTCAAGAAGAAATTTCTTGATGATTAATTCCAGAAGACCTATGAGAGAAAGAACAGCAGAAGCAGTTCTCAGAATGTTTGGTAAATCATATTCTAATGAAAATCCTAAATCTTCAGATAATCAACATGTTAATGTTAAAACCTTTGGTATTGAAGAAAGAAACATGGTTAGTGGTGTCTTGGCTTTATCTGATAGATCTATTCTATCTATAATGACACCAAGAACAGACATTTCTTGGATTAGTATTACAGATTCTCCGCAAGAAATACATAGACAATTAATAGAAGTTCCACATAGTTTTTTTCCAGTGTGTAAAGGTTCTCTGGATGAAGTTATTGGCATTGGTAGGGCTAAAGATTTAATATCGTATTTGACTGAGAATAATGATCTATCGAAGGCTAATTTAAGAGATCCTATTATTGTTCATGAGTCTATAAGCATTCTAAAATTGATAGAAATTTTAAAAGTTTCAAGAGGACAGTTGGTTCTAGTTGCTGATGAATTCGGTGAGATCGAAGGTCTTGTTACTCCAATTGATGTGTTAGAGGCGATTGCTGGAGAGTTTCCAGATGAAGATGAATTGCCAGCAATTATTAAGGAAAATGATTTCATATGGAAAATTGATGGTTCCGCTGATCTTCATCATGTGGAGCAATCTTTAGAAATTGAAGGTCTTGTAGATGAATCGCAAGACTATTCAACAATGGCTGGATATTTATTATCTAAATTTGGAGAACTTCCTGAGATAGGAGATGTTTGGGATCATTATTATTACGGCAGTCTATTTTGTTTTGAAGTTTTAGAATGTGATGGACGTCGTATATCTTTAGTTAGAGTGACAAGAAGAGTCTTAGATGAAATCGATGTTTCATCTAGTGAGTAGTTAAAATTGGATACCATAGTGTTTAGTAATTTTTATTATTTTGTTCAAACATGTTTTTTAGGCATAATAGAAGGAATCACAGAATTTATTCCAGTATCTAGTACCGCTCATTTAATATTTCTAGGTAAAATCATAGGTTTTGATTCTGAAGAAAGTAGAGTATTTGAAGTTTTTATTCAGGCTGGTGCTATGTTTTCTCTTTTGGTATTTTTTAGAGAGAAAATAAAAGATTTAGTTTTGGGTCTAATACGTCTAGATTCTAAGCAACTATTGTTTTTCCGTAATTTGTTGGTGTCTATTATTCCAACTGTGTTGATAGGTTTTTGTTTTATTAGCAGGATAAAAGATATTTTTAATTATGAGATTATTATTTCCATATCTTTAATAATAGGTGGGTTTATTATATTAATTGTGGAAAATAATTATTATTCTAATAATCATAGAGAAAGCTCAATATATAAAATATCACTAAAACAAGCTTTATTTATAGGTTTATTACAGTGTTTAGCGATGATTCCAGGTGTTTCTCGTTCAGGAGCAACAATAGTAGCTGGTATTGTTATTGGGTTAGATCGTAGGAATGCTACTGAATTTTCTTTTATGATGGCCATACCTACAATTATTGGTGCAGCTATGTATGATATATATAGCAATATGGGTTTGTTGTCATCTAAACTTTGTATAGGAATGTCAATAGGTTTTATAGCGTCATTTATTAGCGCCATGTGTGTAGTACATATTGTTATTGAATTTGTAGCAAATCATTCGTACAAGATATTTGGGTGGTATAGGATAATCATTGGGTTATTGATGCTATTGATGATTATGCAATAAATATGCAACACTTATACTAAGCAAATCTTATTCCATTAGAATCTAGTATTATTTTTCCTTGTTTAGTTAGTTTGTCATCTAAGTCCCATTCTGGCAAAACCCATCTTTCGCAAAGAGAGTTTTTGAAATTGTAATTTACTTTTCCTTTTTTATGAGTGTGACCGTGAATCATTATCTGAACTTTATGGCTATCAAACACTCGCAGTAATTCAGATTCATTTATATCCATTATGTCGTTTGGTTTCGACTTATTATTTATGTTGCTATAATTTCTTAAACTAGAAGCTAGTGACAAACGTTCTTCAATTGGCTTGTAAAGGAATTGTTTTTTCCAATTCTCATTATTAGTTAACATTTTGAATTTTTGATATTCCAAGTCATCTGTACATAATTCATCTCCATGAGTGACAATAATTGTTTTGAAATCTGTATTTATTATTGTTTGAGATGATATTAATTTTATTCCTGTAAAACTTGAAAATTCTTTTCCTAATAGGAAGTCTCTATTACCTCTCACTAGAAAAACAGGAATTTTTCTAGTGGCTTGTTTCATGGCAAATAAAATTTCTTCTAGCCATTCTGGGGCGAGGTTGATTACGTCGTCACCAATCCATATATCAAAAACATCTCCTAACAATAACAAAGCATCTGAATAAGAAGATGCTTCATGTATTAGCGCTTTGAATGCTTCTAGTGTTGCATAATGATTTTCAGAAAGATGAAAATCAG
The sequence above is drawn from the Candidatus Kinetoplastibacterium crithidii (ex Angomonas deanei ATCC 30255) genome and encodes:
- a CDS encoding TerC family protein, with product MDWLLDPTAWVGLLTLIVLEIVLGIDNLVFIAILVDKLTPIERDKARIIGLGMALLIRIIFLSCMSWLLTLTNPILPNSSFSGRDLIMLIGGIVLLFKSTIELHERINGDNNSSTYSKEYASFWVIVAQIVVLDAVFSLDSVITAISMVDQLAIMMIAAIIATCVMMIASKPLTIFVNNHPSTVVLCLGFLLIIGFSLLAESFGYKIPKGYLYVAIGFSISIEALNYVSRRNFLMINSRRPMRERTAEAVLRMFGKSYSNENPKSSDNQHVNVKTFGIEERNMVSGVLALSDRSILSIMTPRTDISWISITDSPQEIHRQLIEVPHSFFPVCKGSLDEVIGIGRAKDLISYLTENNDLSKANLRDPIIVHESISILKLIEILKVSRGQLVLVADEFGEIEGLVTPIDVLEAIAGEFPDEDELPAIIKENDFIWKIDGSADLHHVEQSLEIEGLVDESQDYSTMAGYLLSKFGELPEIGDVWDHYYYGSLFCFEVLECDGRRISLVRVTRRVLDEIDVSSSE
- a CDS encoding RNA methyltransferase; protein product: MFSKINFILVNPSHPGNIGSSARALKNMNFQKLIIVNHNNYEITENNEAIKFASNAQDVLKNITICKNLKEALSNTSFSVALTARSNRKIDLCSYQIRDAIKVAISHMINSNKEISFVFGSENHGLTNQQISLCNCIANIPSNPEYQSLNISHALQIVAWELYYAIMEQNINITKQNSHKKNKNNDMASISEIITLLEKLEKILIKINFLNPLKPKHLMLKLTQLALRSNLKKNEINILHGIFESIINRY
- a CDS encoding undecaprenyl-diphosphate phosphatase, with protein sequence MDTIVFSNFYYFVQTCFLGIIEGITEFIPVSSTAHLIFLGKIIGFDSEESRVFEVFIQAGAMFSLLVFFREKIKDLVLGLIRLDSKQLLFFRNLLVSIIPTVLIGFCFISRIKDIFNYEIIISISLIIGGFIILIVENNYYSNNHRESSIYKISLKQALFIGLLQCLAMIPGVSRSGATIVAGIVIGLDRRNATEFSFMMAIPTIIGAAMYDIYSNMGLLSSKLCIGMSIGFIASFISAMCVVHIVIEFVANHSYKIFGWYRIIIGLLMLLMIMQ
- a CDS encoding inositol monophosphatase family protein, which gives rise to MNPILNIAIKAARKAGAIINRSSLDLERNNVSSNLLNDYVAETSRLSEHVISEVLLNVYPDHDFIGKNDSFDLNKEFKWIVCGLDGLENFIHCFPFYSISISLMHYNNIVQSVVYDPVRNELFTASRGAGTFLNDRRVRVSGKNRFGKSLISIQDNRVANNSFDLLDKTIQNLSIRKINSCSLALAYVACGRLEAFLGSNLSIFDMAAGGLLSSESGGLVADYHGDQNWFSSGQMLAATPKIFAKIVNALQTQNLNDN
- a CDS encoding UDP-2,3-diacylglucosamine diphosphatase, coding for MSNLILKGSLWFASDFHLSENHYATLEAFKALIHEASSYSDALLLLGDVFDIWIGDDVINLAPEWLEEILFAMKQATRKIPVFLVRGNRDFLLGKEFSSFTGIKLISSQTIINTDFKTIIVTHGDELCTDDLEYQKFKMLTNNENWKKQFLYKPIEERLSLASSLRNYSNINNKSKPNDIMDINESELLRVFDSHKVQIMIHGHTHKKGKVNYNFKNSLCERWVLPEWDLDDKLTKQGKIILDSNGIRFA